Proteins encoded together in one Aerosakkonema funiforme FACHB-1375 window:
- a CDS encoding DNA cytosine methyltransferase, with product MESKERPIGVDLFAGVGGMTLGFEQAGFDVLAAVELDPIHCITHQYNFPFWRVLCLNIANTNGSEIRNISGIGDRDIDVVFGGSPCQGFSLMGKRGLDDPRNGLIFQFQRLVVELNPKFFVFENVPGLTLGKHKEFLLNIIAYFKDNGYEVQENYRVLNAANYGVPQNRSRLFLLGCRRGLSLPKYPESITAINKPISHKKQKILSSHLPIVPTVWDAIRDLPTVEDYPELLKQDSTIAEYGEPSDYARKLRYGADSDYGYDRAFDPQIITSSRRTNHSPESIERFNNTEQGKIEKISHFYKLDPNGICNTLRAGTASNLGAFTSPRPIHPFLPRCITVREAARLHSYPDWFRFHVTKWHGFRQVGNSVPPLLAKAIATEIIRALDISPVKPTGEKKLLEKAELLKITMSEAAKHCGVDPHVIEPRKRRDRHITEIPESVV from the coding sequence ATGGAAAGTAAAGAACGACCTATTGGTGTAGATTTATTTGCCGGTGTTGGTGGCATGACCCTTGGCTTTGAACAAGCTGGGTTTGACGTGCTAGCTGCTGTGGAATTAGACCCGATTCATTGTATCACGCATCAGTACAATTTCCCCTTTTGGCGCGTTTTATGTCTGAATATTGCTAACACTAACGGTTCGGAGATTAGAAATATTTCCGGTATTGGCGATCGCGATATCGATGTTGTGTTTGGCGGTTCGCCTTGCCAAGGATTTTCTCTTATGGGAAAACGCGGTTTAGACGATCCGCGCAATGGGCTTATATTTCAATTTCAGCGTTTAGTTGTCGAACTAAATCCTAAGTTTTTTGTCTTCGAGAACGTCCCCGGTCTTACACTTGGCAAACATAAGGAATTTCTCCTAAATATCATCGCTTATTTTAAAGATAATGGCTATGAAGTACAAGAAAACTACCGAGTCCTCAATGCCGCTAATTACGGCGTGCCGCAGAATCGCTCCAGATTATTTCTCCTGGGATGTCGTCGAGGATTATCTTTGCCTAAGTACCCCGAATCGATTACAGCAATTAATAAACCAATATCCCATAAAAAGCAAAAAATATTATCCTCTCATCTTCCCATTGTGCCAACAGTTTGGGATGCCATACGAGACTTGCCAACAGTAGAAGATTATCCGGAATTACTCAAACAAGATTCAACCATAGCAGAATACGGCGAACCGAGCGATTATGCTCGTAAACTTCGCTATGGTGCAGATAGCGATTATGGTTACGATCGCGCATTCGACCCGCAAATTATTACCTCAAGTAGGCGGACAAATCACTCGCCGGAATCTATTGAGAGATTTAATAATACAGAACAAGGTAAAATAGAAAAAATCAGTCACTTTTATAAATTAGATCCAAACGGTATTTGTAACACTCTTAGAGCAGGAACAGCTAGCAATCTGGGCGCTTTTACTTCACCTCGACCGATTCATCCATTCCTGCCGAGATGTATCACCGTGCGAGAAGCGGCGCGACTGCATTCTTACCCGGATTGGTTCAGATTCCACGTAACAAAATGGCACGGTTTTCGACAAGTGGGAAATTCTGTTCCACCTCTATTAGCAAAAGCAATAGCAACAGAAATTATCCGCGCTTTGGATATCTCTCCAGTTAAACCAACAGGCGAAAAAAAGTTGTTGGAAAAGGCAGAATTGTTAAAGATTACAATGTCGGAAGCTGCTAAACATTGCGGTGTCGATCCGCACGTAATCGAACCGAGAAAAAGACGCGATCGCCATATTACTGAGATTCCCGAATCCGTCGTTTAG